A DNA window from Streptomyces bacillaris contains the following coding sequences:
- the coaD gene encoding pantetheine-phosphate adenylyltransferase produces MRRAVCPGSFDPITNGHLDIIGRASKLYDVVHVAVMINQSKKGLFTVDERIELIREVTADFGNVEVESFHGLLVDFCKQREIPAIVKGLRAVSDFDYELQMAQMNNGLSGVETLFVPTNPTYSFLSSSLVKEVATWGGDVSHLLPPTVHEALTERLGKR; encoded by the coding sequence GTGCGCCGCGCCGTCTGTCCGGGGTCTTTCGACCCCATCACCAACGGACATCTCGACATCATCGGACGAGCCTCCAAGCTGTACGACGTGGTGCACGTGGCGGTGATGATCAACCAGTCCAAGAAGGGGCTGTTCACCGTGGACGAGCGGATCGAGCTGATCCGCGAGGTGACCGCCGACTTCGGCAACGTGGAGGTGGAGTCCTTCCACGGCCTGCTGGTCGACTTCTGCAAGCAGCGGGAGATCCCGGCGATCGTGAAGGGCCTGCGGGCCGTCAGCGACTTCGACTACGAACTCCAGATGGCCCAGATGAACAACGGCCTCTCGGGCGTCGAGACCCTCTTCGTGCCCACCAACCCGACGTACAGCTTCCTGTCGTCCTCGCTGGTCAAGGAGGTCGCGACCTGGGGCGGCGACGTCTCCCACCTGCTGCCGCCCACCGTCCACGAGGCGCTCACCGAGCGGCTGGGCAAGCGCTGA
- the rsmD gene encoding 16S rRNA (guanine(966)-N(2))-methyltransferase RsmD: MTRVIAGTAGGRRLAVPPGTGTRPTSDRAREGLFSTWEALLGTLDGIRVADLYAGSGAVGLEALSRGAVHALLVEADQKAVRTVRENVRTLGLPGAEVRTGRAEQIVTGPAPSHPYDVVFLDPPYAVTDDDLREILLTLRAQGWLTDDALVTVERSTRGGEFGWPAGFEPLRARRYGEGTLWYGRAAATCEDAR, from the coding sequence ATGACCCGCGTGATCGCCGGAACGGCCGGCGGACGCCGCCTCGCCGTACCGCCCGGCACCGGCACCCGCCCCACCTCCGACCGTGCGCGGGAGGGCCTCTTCTCCACCTGGGAAGCGCTGCTCGGCACCCTCGACGGCATCCGCGTCGCCGATCTGTACGCCGGATCGGGCGCCGTCGGCCTCGAAGCGCTCTCCCGGGGCGCGGTCCACGCCCTGCTCGTCGAGGCGGACCAGAAGGCGGTGCGCACCGTCCGGGAGAACGTCCGCACCCTCGGACTGCCCGGCGCCGAGGTCCGTACGGGCAGAGCCGAACAGATCGTGACAGGACCGGCGCCCTCCCACCCGTACGACGTCGTCTTCCTGGACCCGCCGTACGCCGTCACCGACGACGATCTTCGCGAGATCCTGCTCACACTCCGTGCCCAGGGGTGGCTCACGGACGATGCGCTCGTCACCGTGGAACGCAGCACCCGGGGCGGAGAATTCGGCTGGCCCGCCGGATTCGAGCCACTGCGGGCCCGTCGCTACGGCGAGGGAACGCTTTGGTACGGTCGCGCCGCCGCTACGTGCGAAGACGCACGATGA
- the recG gene encoding ATP-dependent DNA helicase RecG, which translates to MDRVSSFDEPLKKLLGGATAKVMAEHLDLHTVGDLLHHYPRRYEERGKLTALADLPLDEHVTVVAQVADARILMFNNGQGKRLEVTLTDGSGRLQLVFFGHGVHKPHKELLPGRQAMFAGKVSVFNRKMQLAHPTYQLLDASDADEATEAVDAFAGRLLPIYPACKQLDSWRIAKAVDAVLPSAQDAVDPLPASLREGRGFTPLPEALLKVHRPQTKADIEDAKARLKWDEAFVLQVALARRRYADTQLPAVARRPVEGGLLDAFDAKLPFTLTEGQEKVSKEIFDDLATEHPMHRLLQGEVGSGKTMVALRAMLTVVDAGGQAAMLAPTEVLAQQHHRSITEMMGELADNWGLWREAPLDEGRRSGDGRALGGSEQGTKVVLLTGSMGAAARRQALLDLVTGEAGIVIGTHALIEDKVQFHDLGLVVVDEQHRFGVEQRDALRSKGKQPPHLLVMTATPIPRTVAMTVFGDLETSVLDQLPAGRSPIASHVVPAKDKPHFLARAWERVREEVENGHQAYVVCPRIGDEAEEDGKGAKKAKAKKAAPDEDPEKRPPLAVLEVADELRKGALAGLSVEVLHGRMHPDEKDDVMRRFAAGDVDVLVATTVIEVGVNVPNATAMVIMDADRFGVSQLHQLRGRVGRGSAPGLCLLVSEAHEASPARARLSAVAATLDGFELSRIDLEQRREGDVLGQAQSGVRSSLRMLTVIDDEEVIAAAREEAVAIVAADPELEHLPELRTVLAALLDKEREEYLDKG; encoded by the coding sequence ATGGATCGCGTGTCCTCGTTCGATGAACCTCTCAAGAAGCTGCTCGGCGGAGCCACCGCGAAGGTGATGGCCGAACACCTCGACCTGCACACGGTCGGGGATCTGCTGCACCACTACCCGCGGCGGTACGAGGAGCGCGGCAAGCTGACCGCGCTGGCCGACCTCCCGCTGGACGAGCACGTCACGGTCGTCGCCCAGGTCGCGGACGCCCGGATCCTGATGTTCAACAACGGCCAGGGCAAGCGCCTGGAGGTCACCCTCACCGACGGCAGCGGCCGCCTCCAGCTGGTCTTCTTCGGCCACGGCGTCCACAAGCCGCACAAGGAGCTGCTGCCGGGCCGCCAGGCGATGTTCGCGGGCAAGGTCTCCGTCTTCAACCGGAAGATGCAGCTCGCCCACCCCACGTACCAACTGCTCGACGCCTCCGACGCCGACGAGGCGACCGAGGCCGTGGACGCCTTCGCCGGACGGCTGCTGCCGATCTATCCCGCCTGCAAGCAGCTCGACTCCTGGCGGATCGCCAAGGCCGTGGACGCCGTGCTGCCCAGCGCCCAGGACGCGGTGGACCCGCTGCCCGCCTCCCTGCGCGAGGGGCGCGGCTTCACCCCGCTGCCCGAGGCCCTGCTCAAGGTCCACCGCCCGCAGACCAAGGCGGACATCGAGGACGCCAAGGCCCGGCTCAAGTGGGACGAGGCCTTCGTCCTCCAGGTCGCCCTGGCCCGCCGCCGCTACGCCGACACCCAGCTCCCCGCCGTCGCCCGCCGCCCCGTCGAGGGCGGGCTGCTGGACGCCTTCGACGCGAAGCTGCCGTTCACCCTCACCGAGGGCCAGGAGAAGGTCAGCAAGGAGATCTTCGACGACCTGGCCACCGAACACCCCATGCACCGCCTCCTCCAGGGCGAGGTCGGCTCCGGAAAGACCATGGTCGCCCTGCGCGCCATGCTCACCGTCGTCGACGCGGGCGGCCAGGCCGCGATGCTCGCCCCCACCGAGGTCCTCGCCCAGCAGCACCACCGCTCGATCACCGAGATGATGGGGGAGCTGGCCGACAATTGGGGGCTGTGGCGCGAAGCGCCTCTCGATGAGGGGCGGCGGTCGGGCGACGGGCGGGCGCTGGGGGGATCCGAGCAGGGGACCAAGGTCGTCCTGCTCACCGGCTCCATGGGCGCGGCCGCCCGCCGTCAGGCCCTGCTCGACCTGGTCACCGGCGAGGCCGGGATCGTCATCGGCACCCACGCCCTCATCGAGGACAAAGTCCAGTTCCACGACCTGGGCCTCGTCGTCGTCGACGAGCAGCACCGCTTCGGCGTGGAGCAGCGCGACGCCCTCCGCTCCAAGGGCAAGCAGCCGCCCCACCTGCTCGTCATGACCGCCACCCCCATTCCGCGCACGGTCGCCATGACGGTCTTCGGGGACCTGGAGACCTCCGTCCTGGACCAGCTCCCGGCCGGCCGCTCCCCGATCGCCAGCCATGTCGTCCCCGCCAAGGACAAGCCGCACTTCCTCGCCCGCGCCTGGGAGCGCGTCCGGGAGGAGGTGGAGAACGGCCACCAGGCGTACGTGGTCTGCCCCCGCATCGGGGACGAGGCCGAGGAGGACGGGAAGGGCGCGAAGAAGGCCAAGGCCAAGAAGGCGGCCCCCGATGAGGACCCCGAGAAGCGGCCCCCGCTCGCCGTCCTGGAGGTCGCGGACGAGCTGCGCAAGGGCGCGCTGGCCGGGCTGAGCGTCGAAGTGCTCCACGGCCGGATGCACCCCGACGAGAAGGACGACGTGATGCGCCGGTTCGCCGCCGGTGACGTCGACGTCCTGGTCGCCACCACCGTCATCGAGGTCGGGGTCAACGTCCCCAACGCCACCGCCATGGTGATCATGGACGCCGACCGGTTCGGCGTCTCCCAGCTCCACCAGCTCCGCGGCCGCGTCGGCCGTGGCTCCGCCCCCGGGCTCTGTCTGCTGGTCAGCGAGGCCCACGAGGCGAGCCCCGCCCGCGCCCGCCTCTCCGCCGTCGCCGCCACCCTCGACGGCTTCGAGCTCTCCCGGATCGACCTGGAGCAGCGCCGCGAGGGCGATGTGCTCGGCCAGGCCCAGTCCGGGGTGCGCTCCTCGCTCCGGATGCTCACCGTCATCGACGACGAGGAGGTGATCGCCGCCGCCCGCGAGGAGGCCGTCGCGATCGTCGCCGCCGACCCGGAGCTGGAGCACCTGCCGGAGCTGCGCACGGTGCTGGCCGCCCTGCTGGACAAGGAGCGCGAGGAGTATCTCGACAAGGGGTGA
- a CDS encoding DAK2 domain-containing protein, producing MPQLPDDLNAVAVRTWCSLALEALGRERTEIDAINVYPIADGDTGTNLYLTVESAAAAVEAVFAAHETGTTTPATADAVRAMAHGALIGARGNSGTILAQLLRGMAGVLAEGSDADHLGLALARAADAARQAVAHPVEGTVLTVATAAAEAARGDAGDLHAVVRAAYEGARAALARTPEQLAVLGRAGVVDAGGRGLVTVLGALLEAVTGQAPVREPRTGAVGPAGAVAAATVADGPLDCPEEAGGGGPAFEVIYLLEARDEQVDRLRARLDALGDSLVVVGGDGLWHVHVHVDDAGAAVEAGVEAGRPYRIRITHFATESGHDVRVQAEPAQRAVVVVVPGDGLAGLCTEAGATTVIARPGEPPASGELVDAIRRAHAREVVLLPNDAALRHTAAAAAEQARTEGVRVALVPTRAAVQGIAALAVHEPDRGFDEDVVAMTAAAGATRYAELAVAEHRSWTMAGICQAGDVLGLIDGDVAVIGADVQTTARTVLDRMLAAGGELVTLVLGEDVPDTLADALEEYVREGHLAVDTVVYRGGHQRAPLLIGVE from the coding sequence GTGCCGCAGCTCCCCGACGACCTGAACGCCGTCGCGGTGCGCACCTGGTGCTCACTGGCCCTGGAGGCCCTGGGCCGGGAGCGTACGGAGATCGATGCGATCAACGTCTATCCCATCGCCGACGGGGACACCGGGACCAACCTCTATCTGACCGTCGAGTCCGCCGCCGCGGCCGTCGAAGCCGTCTTCGCCGCCCATGAGACCGGCACCACCACCCCCGCCACCGCCGACGCCGTACGCGCCATGGCGCACGGCGCCCTGATCGGCGCCCGCGGGAACTCCGGCACGATCCTGGCCCAGCTGCTGCGCGGGATGGCCGGGGTGCTGGCCGAGGGCAGCGACGCGGACCACCTCGGCCTCGCCCTGGCCCGCGCCGCCGACGCCGCCCGGCAGGCCGTCGCCCACCCCGTGGAGGGCACGGTGCTCACCGTCGCCACGGCGGCCGCCGAAGCCGCGCGCGGGGACGCCGGGGACCTGCACGCCGTGGTGCGCGCCGCGTACGAGGGGGCGCGCGCCGCGCTGGCGAGGACCCCGGAGCAGCTCGCCGTGCTCGGCCGCGCCGGGGTCGTGGACGCCGGGGGACGGGGGCTGGTGACGGTCCTGGGGGCGCTGCTGGAGGCGGTGACCGGACAGGCGCCGGTACGGGAGCCGCGCACCGGTGCCGTCGGCCCGGCCGGAGCGGTCGCCGCGGCCACGGTGGCCGACGGCCCGCTCGACTGCCCCGAGGAGGCCGGGGGCGGCGGGCCCGCCTTCGAGGTGATCTACCTCCTGGAGGCCCGCGACGAGCAGGTGGACCGGCTGCGCGCCCGGCTCGACGCGCTCGGTGACTCCCTGGTCGTGGTGGGCGGCGACGGCCTCTGGCACGTGCACGTCCACGTCGACGACGCCGGGGCCGCCGTGGAGGCGGGCGTCGAGGCCGGGCGGCCGTACCGCATCCGCATCACCCACTTCGCCACCGAGAGCGGCCACGACGTCCGCGTCCAGGCCGAACCGGCCCAGCGCGCCGTGGTCGTCGTGGTCCCCGGCGACGGGCTGGCCGGGCTCTGCACCGAGGCGGGCGCCACCACCGTGATCGCCCGCCCCGGCGAACCCCCCGCCAGCGGCGAACTGGTCGACGCCATCCGCCGCGCCCACGCCCGCGAGGTGGTGCTCCTGCCCAACGACGCGGCCCTGCGCCACACCGCGGCCGCCGCCGCCGAACAGGCCAGGACCGAGGGGGTCCGGGTCGCCCTCGTCCCCACCCGCGCCGCCGTCCAGGGCATCGCCGCCCTCGCCGTGCACGAGCCGGACCGGGGCTTCGACGAGGACGTGGTCGCCATGACCGCCGCCGCCGGGGCCACCCGCTACGCCGAACTGGCCGTGGCCGAGCACCGGTCGTGGACCATGGCGGGCATCTGCCAGGCCGGGGACGTCCTCGGGCTGATCGACGGGGACGTGGCCGTGATCGGGGCCGACGTCCAGACCACCGCCCGCACGGTGCTGGACCGGATGCTGGCGGCCGGCGGCGAACTGGTCACCCTGGTCCTGGGGGAGGACGTCCCGGACACCTTGGCGGACGCGCTGGAGGAGTACGTACGCGAGGGCCACCTCGCCGTGGACACCGTCGTCTACCGGGGCGGCCACCAGCGCGCGCCGCTGCTGATCGGCGTCGAGTGA
- the rpmB gene encoding 50S ribosomal protein L28, giving the protein MAANCDVCGKGPGFGNSISHSHRRTSRRWNPNIQRVRAVVGRTPKRLNVCTSCIKAGKVAR; this is encoded by the coding sequence GTGGCTGCCAACTGCGACGTCTGCGGCAAGGGGCCGGGCTTCGGCAACAGCATTTCGCACTCGCACCGCCGTACGTCCCGTCGCTGGAACCCCAACATCCAGCGCGTGCGTGCCGTGGTCGGTCGAACGCCGAAGCGGCTCAACGTCTGCACCTCGTGCATCAAGGCCGGCAAGGTCGCGCGCTGA
- the thiD gene encoding bifunctional hydroxymethylpyrimidine kinase/phosphomethylpyrimidine kinase, giving the protein MPIRTAVPPRVLTVAGSDSGGGAGIQADLKTMLAHGVHGMSVLTAVTAQNSLGVQGAWELPVEAVRAQYHSVVDDIGVQAVKTGMLASAALVETVAELLAATDAPVVVDPVGVSKHGDALLAAEALDSVRTKLLPVATVATPNLDEVAQLTGVTVTDESGMRRAAEEILAFGPRWALIKGGHLTGDAVDLLTDGSAEHWLRAPRYDNRHTHGTGCTLASAVASGLALGQDVPTAVESAKAYVTGAIRAGFPLGGGIGPVDHGWRTRLAE; this is encoded by the coding sequence ATGCCCATACGTACCGCTGTACCGCCCCGCGTGCTCACCGTCGCCGGTTCCGACTCCGGCGGCGGTGCGGGAATCCAGGCCGACCTGAAGACCATGCTCGCCCACGGCGTCCACGGCATGAGCGTCCTCACCGCCGTCACCGCACAGAACTCCCTCGGTGTCCAGGGCGCGTGGGAGCTTCCGGTGGAGGCCGTACGCGCCCAGTACCACAGCGTCGTCGACGACATCGGCGTCCAGGCGGTGAAGACCGGGATGCTCGCGTCGGCCGCCCTCGTGGAGACCGTCGCGGAACTCCTCGCCGCCACCGACGCCCCCGTCGTCGTCGACCCGGTCGGGGTCTCCAAGCACGGCGACGCTCTGCTGGCCGCCGAGGCGCTCGATTCCGTACGGACGAAGCTGCTGCCCGTCGCCACCGTCGCCACCCCGAACCTCGACGAGGTGGCACAGCTCACCGGGGTCACGGTCACCGACGAGAGCGGGATGCGCCGGGCCGCCGAGGAGATCCTCGCCTTCGGGCCCCGCTGGGCGCTGATCAAGGGCGGCCATCTGACCGGCGACGCGGTGGACCTGCTCACCGACGGGAGCGCGGAACACTGGCTGCGCGCCCCCCGCTACGACAACCGGCACACCCACGGCACCGGCTGCACCCTCGCCTCCGCCGTCGCCTCCGGGCTCGCGCTCGGCCAGGACGTGCCCACGGCGGTGGAGAGCGCGAAGGCCTACGTCACCGGCGCGATCCGGGCCGGATTCCCGCTCGGCGGCGGCATCGGCCCGGTCGACCACGGCTGGCGCACTCGCCTCGCCGAATGA
- a CDS encoding thiamine-phosphate kinase — protein sequence MKGTVGELGEFGLIRELTSRLTTTPAVRLGPGDDAAVVAAPDRRVVASTDILLEGRHFRRDWSTAYDVGRKAAAQNLADIAAMGAVPTALLLGLVVPADLPVTWAAELMDGLRDECQVAGAAVVGGDVVGGDTITVSITALGDLRNHEPVTRAGARPGDVVAVTGWLGWSAAGYAVLSRGFRSPRAFVEAHRRPEPPYHAGPAAAGLGATAMTDVSDGLVADLGHIAEASKVRIDLRSGLIDIPSQMSDIGQAVGVDPLQWVLTGGEDHAIVATFPPDAKLPARWKVIGEVLNPSALPQVTVDGAPWTSKGGWDHFGTIEDTY from the coding sequence GTGAAGGGAACCGTGGGCGAGTTGGGGGAGTTCGGCCTCATCAGAGAGCTGACGTCCCGGCTCACCACCACTCCGGCGGTACGGCTGGGGCCCGGCGACGACGCCGCGGTCGTGGCCGCCCCCGACCGCAGGGTCGTGGCCAGTACGGACATCCTGCTGGAAGGGCGGCACTTCCGCCGCGACTGGTCGACGGCGTACGACGTCGGCCGCAAGGCGGCGGCCCAGAACCTCGCCGACATCGCCGCCATGGGCGCCGTGCCCACCGCTCTGCTCCTCGGCCTGGTGGTCCCCGCCGACCTCCCGGTCACCTGGGCCGCCGAGCTGATGGACGGGCTGCGGGACGAGTGCCAGGTGGCGGGGGCGGCCGTCGTCGGCGGCGATGTGGTCGGCGGTGACACGATCACCGTCTCCATCACGGCCCTCGGCGACCTGCGCAACCACGAGCCGGTCACCCGCGCCGGCGCACGCCCCGGCGATGTCGTAGCCGTCACCGGCTGGCTCGGCTGGTCCGCCGCCGGGTACGCCGTGCTCTCCCGGGGCTTCCGCTCGCCCCGCGCCTTCGTCGAGGCCCACCGCCGCCCCGAACCGCCGTACCACGCGGGCCCCGCCGCCGCCGGGCTCGGCGCCACCGCGATGACCGACGTCAGCGACGGGCTCGTCGCGGACCTCGGGCACATCGCGGAGGCCAGCAAGGTCCGCATCGACCTGCGCTCCGGCCTCATCGACATCCCCTCGCAGATGTCCGACATCGGCCAGGCCGTCGGCGTCGACCCGCTCCAGTGGGTGCTGACCGGGGGAGAGGACCACGCGATCGTGGCCACCTTCCCGCCCGACGCCAAACTCCCCGCCCGCTGGAAGGTGATCGGAGAGGTCCTCAACCCCTCCGCCCTGCCCCAGGTCACCGTCGACGGAGCGCCCTGGACCAGCAAGGGCGGCTGGGACCACTTCGGCACGATCGAGGACACCTACTGA
- a CDS encoding Lrp/AsnC ligand binding domain-containing protein produces the protein MVQAYILIQTEVGKASIVAETISKIPGVIQAEDVTGPYDVIVRAQSDTVDALGRMVVAKVQQVDGITRTLTCPVVHL, from the coding sequence GTGGTACAGGCGTACATCCTCATCCAGACCGAGGTGGGCAAGGCGTCGATCGTCGCCGAGACCATCTCCAAGATTCCGGGAGTCATCCAGGCAGAGGACGTCACCGGTCCGTACGACGTGATCGTGCGTGCCCAGTCCGACACGGTCGACGCGCTCGGCCGCATGGTGGTCGCCAAGGTGCAGCAGGTGGACGGCATCACGCGCACACTGACCTGTCCGGTCGTCCACCTCTGA
- a CDS encoding D-alanine--D-alanine ligase family protein codes for MSSENLPQSPERPESPEQQRRKPRVAVVFGGRSSEHGISVVTAGAVMKAIDRTKYDVLPIGITTDGRWALTADEPERMAITDRKVPDVAQLAESTEGSVVLSVDPGSREVVYSEPGSVPKALGEVDVVFPVLHGPYGEDGTLQGLLELSGVPYVGAGVLASAVGQDKEYMKRVFLSFGLPVGPYEVVRPREWDRDPSAVRKRIVDFAGEHGWPLFIKPARGGSSMGITKVDGLEGLDAAIEEARRHDPKFLVESLLRGREIECGVLEFEDGPRASVPAEIPPVTAHDFYDFEAKYIDSATGLVPAPLTEEQTAEVQRLAVAAFDATSCEGLVRADFFLTEDGTFVINEINTLPGFTPISMYPRMWQESGVSYQELVDRLIQAALTRSTGLR; via the coding sequence ATGAGCAGCGAGAACCTCCCCCAGAGCCCTGAGCGCCCCGAGAGCCCTGAGCAGCAGCGCCGCAAGCCGCGTGTGGCTGTCGTGTTCGGCGGCCGCAGCTCCGAACACGGCATCTCGGTCGTCACGGCCGGCGCCGTCATGAAGGCCATCGACCGGACGAAGTACGACGTCCTGCCGATCGGTATCACGACGGACGGCCGCTGGGCGCTCACCGCTGATGAGCCCGAACGCATGGCCATCACCGACCGCAAGGTCCCCGACGTGGCCCAGCTGGCGGAGTCCACCGAGGGCAGCGTCGTCCTCTCGGTCGACCCGGGCAGCCGTGAGGTCGTCTACAGCGAACCCGGCTCGGTGCCCAAGGCGCTCGGTGAGGTCGACGTCGTCTTCCCCGTGCTGCACGGCCCGTACGGGGAGGACGGCACGCTCCAGGGGCTGCTGGAACTCTCCGGTGTGCCCTACGTCGGCGCGGGCGTCCTCGCCTCGGCCGTCGGCCAGGACAAGGAGTACATGAAGCGCGTCTTCCTCTCCTTCGGGCTGCCGGTCGGACCGTACGAGGTGGTCCGCCCGCGCGAGTGGGACCGCGACCCCTCCGCCGTACGCAAGCGGATCGTGGACTTCGCCGGGGAGCACGGCTGGCCGCTGTTCATCAAGCCCGCCCGGGGCGGCTCCTCCATGGGCATCACCAAGGTCGACGGCCTCGAAGGGCTCGACGCGGCGATCGAGGAGGCCCGCCGCCACGACCCCAAGTTCCTGGTGGAGTCGCTGCTGCGCGGCCGTGAGATCGAGTGCGGGGTGCTGGAGTTCGAGGACGGACCGCGCGCCAGCGTGCCCGCCGAGATCCCCCCGGTCACCGCGCACGACTTCTACGACTTCGAGGCCAAGTACATCGACTCGGCCACGGGTCTGGTGCCCGCCCCGCTCACCGAGGAGCAGACCGCCGAGGTGCAGCGGCTCGCCGTCGCCGCCTTCGACGCCACCTCCTGCGAGGGGCTGGTGCGCGCCGACTTCTTCCTCACCGAGGACGGCACCTTCGTCATCAACGAGATCAACACCCTGCCGGGGTTCACCCCGATCTCCATGTACCCGCGCATGTGGCAGGAGAGCGGCGTCAGCTACCAGGAGCTGGTCGACCGGCTGATCCAGGCCGCGTTGACCCGCTCCACCGGACTGCGCTGA
- a CDS encoding NAD(P)H-dependent glycerol-3-phosphate dehydrogenase, translating to MTHPVKAAVFGTGSWGTAFAVILADAGCDVTLWGRRAEVAEAVNTTHTNPDYLPGIELPASIRATTDPAEALRGAEFAFLVVPSQTLRANLADWAPHLESGTVLVSLMKGVELGTAKLMSEVIADVAKVSADRIAVVSGPNLAKEIAERRPAAAVVACADESVAQRLQAACHTPYFRPYTNTDVVGCELGGAVKNVIGLAVGIADGMGLGDNTKGSLITRGLAETTRLGVAMGADPLTFSGLAGLGDLVATCSSPLSRNHTFGTNLGRGMTLQETIAVTKQTAEGVKSCESVLDLARRHGVDMPITETVVSIVHEGKSPVVAVKELMSRSAKAERR from the coding sequence GTGACGCACCCCGTCAAAGCGGCCGTCTTCGGAACCGGCTCATGGGGTACGGCGTTCGCCGTGATCCTCGCCGACGCGGGCTGCGACGTCACCCTCTGGGGACGCCGCGCCGAGGTCGCCGAGGCCGTCAACACCACGCACACCAACCCGGACTACCTGCCGGGCATCGAGCTGCCCGCCTCGATCCGGGCCACCACCGACCCCGCCGAGGCGCTGCGCGGCGCCGAGTTCGCCTTCCTCGTCGTGCCCTCCCAGACCCTGCGCGCCAACCTCGCCGACTGGGCCCCGCACCTGGAGTCCGGCACCGTCCTGGTCTCCCTGATGAAGGGCGTCGAGCTGGGCACCGCCAAGCTGATGAGCGAGGTGATCGCGGACGTCGCCAAGGTCTCCGCCGACCGCATCGCCGTCGTCTCGGGCCCCAACCTCGCCAAGGAGATCGCCGAGCGCCGCCCCGCCGCCGCCGTCGTCGCCTGCGCCGACGAGTCCGTCGCCCAGCGCCTCCAGGCCGCCTGCCACACCCCGTACTTCCGGCCCTACACCAACACCGACGTGGTCGGCTGCGAGCTGGGCGGCGCCGTGAAGAACGTCATCGGCCTCGCCGTCGGCATCGCGGACGGCATGGGGCTCGGGGACAACACCAAGGGCTCCCTCATCACCCGGGGCCTGGCCGAGACCACCCGGCTGGGCGTGGCCATGGGCGCCGACCCGCTGACCTTCTCCGGACTCGCGGGCCTGGGCGACCTGGTGGCCACCTGCTCCTCGCCGCTCTCCCGCAACCACACCTTCGGCACCAACCTCGGCCGGGGCATGACGCTCCAGGAGACGATCGCCGTCACCAAGCAGACCGCCGAGGGCGTCAAGTCCTGCGAATCTGTCCTCGACCTGGCCCGCCGGCACGGGGTCGACATGCCCATCACGGAGACCGTCGTCTCGATCGTTCACGAGGGCAAGTCCCCGGTCGTCGCGGTGAAGGAGCTGATGTCGCGGAGCGCCAAGGCCGAGCGACGCTGA
- a CDS encoding lysophospholipid acyltransferase family protein: protein MSRRRIGFWYRLAAVIAKPPLVVLFKRDWRGMEHIPAEGGFISAVNHNSYLDPLSYGHFQYNAGRVPRFLAKAGLFRTPFVGMMLRGTGQIPVYRETTNALDAFRAAVDAIERGECVAFYPEGTLTRDPRMWPMAGKTGAARVALMTKVPVIPVAQWGANQVMPPYAKENKLRLFPRKTLTVQAGPPVDLSRFYDVEPTPEVLRQATEVIMAAITRQLEDVRGEKAPAELYDHRKARAEQRRRAQGKGST, encoded by the coding sequence GTGTCCCGCCGCAGAATCGGCTTCTGGTACCGCCTGGCGGCGGTTATCGCCAAGCCGCCACTGGTGGTTCTGTTCAAGCGCGACTGGCGGGGGATGGAACACATTCCGGCCGAGGGCGGATTCATCAGCGCCGTCAACCACAACTCCTATCTGGACCCGCTCTCCTACGGCCACTTCCAGTACAACGCCGGACGGGTGCCCCGGTTCCTGGCGAAGGCGGGCCTCTTCCGCACCCCCTTCGTCGGGATGATGCTGCGCGGCACCGGCCAGATCCCCGTCTACCGCGAGACGACCAACGCGCTGGACGCCTTCCGGGCCGCCGTCGACGCCATCGAGCGCGGCGAGTGCGTGGCCTTCTACCCGGAGGGCACCCTCACCCGCGACCCGCGGATGTGGCCGATGGCCGGCAAGACCGGTGCCGCCCGCGTCGCGCTGATGACCAAGGTCCCGGTCATCCCCGTCGCCCAGTGGGGCGCCAACCAGGTGATGCCGCCGTACGCCAAGGAGAACAAGCTCCGGCTGTTCCCCCGCAAGACGCTGACCGTGCAGGCGGGTCCGCCCGTCGACCTCAGCCGCTTCTACGATGTCGAGCCGACGCCCGAGGTGCTGCGCCAGGCGACCGAGGTCATCATGGCCGCGATCACCCGCCAGCTGGAGGACGTCCGCGGGGAGAAGGCCCCCGCCGAGCTCTACGATCACCGCAAGGCCCGGGCCGAACAACGGCGCAGGGCGCAGGGAAAGGGATCCACGTGA